One genomic segment of Populus trichocarpa isolate Nisqually-1 unplaced genomic scaffold, P.trichocarpa_v4.1 scaffold_45, whole genome shotgun sequence includes these proteins:
- the LOC127904834 gene encoding LOW QUALITY PROTEIN: uncharacterized protein LOC127904834 (The sequence of the model RefSeq protein was modified relative to this genomic sequence to represent the inferred CDS: inserted 1 base in 1 codon), with the protein MPVEKKGFIGRKREGDVNNLEDGYKGKKVDSHNPQVPTSQFSRINFNQSFSPNRTNNQSNYQNHYQRPHTRYPSEQLPPLPMPLKDMYAKLLSIGHITPIPTLPLQPPFPIWYKPELTCEYHAGNPGHGIETCYAFKKRLLELIKIGWVSFEDKTNVNSNPLPKHASSSSGIGMIEVGNQCKVLKVSMEKMYYMLVRSGFLEANMEGHSDGGSYCEFHGRDGHYIEDCIEFCEKIAKMLKMGQLRIEPMENRGEVSMMEDQMEMTGVCRVQQTANGPPRLILVKPSYTKGNHNAMPYNYGYASNVQAPLPLFQTEISGLTRSGRCFTSEELRKEKGKEVVDLDKALEVNKPVTEEESNEFLKLIKHMGRIHATNYLYFTADELDAEGTGHNKPLYVTVRCKDCLIGKVLIDNGSALNVLPKHMLEEMPIDESHIKPSTMMARAYDGSPRPIIGTLEVELYVGPQTFLVTLQAEETVSMTKNVAVPFIEAGDCKGNNIHAFEIVNTDWVPENTVLRRPRISEAARMASLCFLNRGIPFQYNFIIRIPEGVNLARMKSAAKKFGLGYQPNQKDYRLAAGRRRARRMARIKGREPDEEKLEIPPLSVSFPKAAYIMQHDKEAESLDQELSNMSINTLGENKVEGDDMKTVARKGDEALPQLTVYTIEEVSAKTFVRKLVEQQEQTWKPITEELETINVGSDQLKKELKIGTLIASEQRIKMITLLQEYSDVFAWSYEDMPGLDTNIVVHKIPLEEGCKPIKQKLRRAHPDFWIKVKAELEKQWDAGFLEVVRYPQWVSNIVVVPKKEGKIRVCVDFRNLNKASPKDDFPLPHIDVLVDNAARSSTYSFMDGFSGYNQIKMAPEDKTKTTFVTPWGTFCYKVMPFGLKNAGATYQRAMVTLFHDMMHKEIEVYVDDMIAKSKRGEDHVEVLRKLFERLRKYELRLNPAKCSFGVKSGKLLGFVVSDRGIEVDPDKVRAIQAMSSPKTEKEVRGFLGRINYIARFIAQLTTTCEPIFRLLRKKNPGTWNEECEEAFNKIKHYLQNPPLLVPPVSGKPLVLYLTVTEAAMGCVLGQHDETGRKERAIYYLSKKFTECESRYTEIERLCCALVWAAKRLRHYMLYYTTWLISKVDPLRYICNKPFLSSRIARWQVLLAEYDIVYMTRKAVKGSAIADHLADNAVEEYEPLDFDFPDEDILSIEKEEEKTDWWTMFFDGAVNVYGNGAGAVIISPDKKQYPVSVKLHFECTNNTAEYEACILGLEAALELKIKKIDVYGDSMLIICQVKGEWQTKEEKLRPYQEYLSTLAKKFEEIRFTHLGRERNHFADALATLAAMTTIDLKCKVQPVHIDIRNDPAHCCLVEGEMDGQPWYYDIKNLVQNHVYPVGASKTDKKTLRRLAVDFYLDEEILYKRSFDGTLLRCLNEEDARKALREVHEGICSTHASGHMIARKIQRAGYFWMTLEKDCIDYVRKCHKCQVYSDKVNMPQXPLFNLISPWPFAMWGIDVIGPVNPKASNGHRFILVAIDYFTKWVEANSYAHVTQKVVKRFIEKDLICRYGPPEKIVTDNAQNFNGKMIVDLCTKWKIKHSNSSPYRPKMNGAVEAANKNIKKIIQKMVVTYRDWHEMLSFALHAYRTTVRTSTGTTPYSLVYGMEAVMPLEVEIPSLRVLMDSELEEAEWAKVRYEQLNLISEKRMAAICHHQLYQKRMAKAYDKKVRPRLFQEGDLVLKKILSLPGDDQSKWAPNYEGPYIVKKAFSGGALKLARMDGEDLARPVNSDSVKRYYA; encoded by the exons ATGCCAGTGGAAAAGAAGGGctttattggaagaaagagagaaggcgatGTTAACAATCTGGAAGACGGGTATAAGGGCAAGAAAGTAGATTCCCACAATCCACAAGTACCTACCTCTCAATTCTCACGCATAAACTTTAACCAATCTTTTTCGCCTAATCGAACAAATAACCAATCAAACTACCAAAATCACTACCAAAGACCCCATACGAGATACCCTTCAGAACAACTGCCACCgctacccatgcctttgaaggacatgtaCGCCAAACTGTTGAGCATTGGGCACATAACTCCTATCCCTACACTACcattacaaccaccattcccaatttggtacaagcccgagttAACTTGTGAGTACCATGCGGGTAATCCTGGGCATGGGATTGAAACCTGTTACGCTTTCAAGAAAAGATTGCTGGAGCTTATTAAGATAGGATGGGTATCCTTTGAAGACAAGAccaatgttaattcaaacccGTTGCCTAAACATGCCTCAAGTAGTAGTGGGATAGGCATGATAGAAGTTGGAAATCAATGCAAGGTGCTGAAGGTGTCTATGGAAAAGATGTACTACATGTTAGTACGATCAGGATTTCTAGAGGCAAATATGGAAGGCCATTCGGATGGAGGTAGTTATTGTGAGTTCCATGGAAGAGATGGACACTATATTGAGGATTGCATCGAGTTTTgcgaaaagattgcaaaaatgttaaaaatggggcaattgagaattgaacccATGGAGAACAGGggtgaggtgagtatgatggaagATCAGATGGAGATGACAGGAGTATGCAGGGTCCAACAAACAGCTAATGGTCCCCCAAGGCTAATCTTGGTTAAACCGTCCTACACAAAAGGGAATCACAATGCCAtgccttataattatggttatgccTCCAACGTTCAAGCTCCTCTTCCTTTGTTCCAGACTGAGATAAGTGGGTTGACCAGGAGTGGTCGTTGCTTTACTTCGGAGGAGTTGAGGAAGGAAAAGGGTAAAGAAGTGGTAGATCTTGACAaagcactagaagttaataagCCAGTAACAGAAGAGGAGTCGAATGAATTCCtgaagttgatcaagcata TGGGAAGGATCCATGCAACTAATTACCTGTACTTCACGGCTGATGAGCTGGATGCTGAAGGTACCGGACATAACAAGCCCTTATACGTTACGGTTAGGTGCAAGGATTGCCTCATAGGAAAAGTACTCATTGATAATGGCTCAGCCCTTAACGTGCTGCCAAAGCACATGCTGGAAGAAATGCCGATCGATGAATCCCATATTAAGCCAAGTACTATGATGGCCAGAGCGTATGATGGATCGCCTAGGCCAATAATTGGGACTCTAGAAGTGGAGCTATACGTGGGACCACAAACGTTCCTAGTAACACTTCAg GCCGAGGAGACAGTATCCATGACAAAGAATGTAGCTGTGCCTTTTATCGAAGCGGGTGATTGCAAGGGTAACAATATCCATGCctttgagattgtgaacacCGACTGGGTGCCGGAGAACACAGTGCTAAGAAGGCCAaggatctcagaagcagcaaggatggcaaGTCTATGCTTTTTGAACCGCGGGATCCCATTTCAGTATAACTTTATTATCAGGATACCAGAAGGGGTTAATCTGGCAAGGATGAAAAGTGCTGCTAAAAAATTTGGGTTAGGGTACCAACCTAACCAAAAGGATTATCGGTTGGCTGCTGGTCGGAGAAGGGCAAGAAGGATGGCTAGAATTAAAGGAAGAGAGCCTGATGAAGAAAAGCTAGAAATCCCTCCCCTTAGCGTGTCATTCCCAAAAGCTGCATacataatgcaacatgataaagaagCCGAAAGCCTTGATCAAGAGCTGTCAAACATGAGCATAAATACCTTGGGGGAAAACAAGGTGGAAGGAGATGACATGAAGACAGTAGCAAGAAAGGGAGACGAAGCACTCCCACAACTGACGGTCTACACCATAGAAGAAGTCTccgccaagacctttgtgcgcaa GCTAGTAGAACAACAGGAACAAACTTGGAAGCCTATCACCGAGGAACTCGAAACCATCAATGTGGGTAGTGATCAGctcaagaaagagttgaaaataggtacCTTAATTGCTTCtgaacaaaggataaaaatgatcaccctattacaagaatattcagatgtctttgcttggtccTATGAAGATATGCCTGGTTTGGATACAAATATTGTAGTACACAAGATACCGTTGGAAGAAGGCTGTAAGCCAATCAAGCAGAAGCTGAGGAGGGCCCACCCGGATTTCTGGATCAAGGTCAAGGCAGAACTCGAGAAGCAATGGGATGCTGGTTTTCTAGAAGTAGTTAGATATCCACAATGGGTATCTAACATTGTtgtggtgcctaagaaggaggggaagattagagtatgcgtggattttcggaatttgaataaagctagccccaaggatgattttcctctaccacacatagatgttttaGTGGACAATGCTGCCCGGAgttccacatattcctttatggatggtttttcaggatacaaccagataaaaatggctccggaggataagacgaaaacaacttttgtcacaccGTGGGGAACATTCTGCTAtaaggtcatgccatttggattgaagaatgcaggagcaacctatcaaagagcaatggtgactttgttccacgacatgatgcacaaggaaattgaggtgtatgtagacgacatgattgccaagtctaaaagaggagaggatcatgttgaagttttgaggaagtTGTTTGAGAGATTGAGGAAGTATGAATTAAGGCTCAATCCTGCAAAATGTTCATTTGGAGTTAAATCGGGTAAGctgttaggatttgtggtaagtgatagaggtatagaggtggatccagataaagtaagggccatccaagctatgtcatcccctaagacggagaaggaagtaagaggattcttgggaagGATAAACTACATTGCTCGGTTCATAGCTCAGTTAACAACGACGTGTGAACCAATATTCCGActactaaggaaaaagaatcccggaacctggaatgaggagtgtgaggaggcattcaataaaatcaagcattatttgCAAAATCCACCTTTACTGGTCCCTCCGGTATCGGGAAAACCTCTAGTATTGTATCTAACAGTGACTGAAGCAGCTatgggatgtgtattgggtcagcatgatgaaaccggaaggaaggaaagagctatttattacttaagtaagaaattcactgaatgtgagtctagatacacgGAGATAGAAAGGCTTTGTTGTGCGTTGGTGTGGGCAGCAAAGAGGTTGCGgcattatatgttatactataccacttggttgatttcaaaagtggatcctctgaggtacatttgtaacaagccatttctctcaagtcgaattgcaaggtggcaagttctattagcagaatatgacatagtatacatgacaaggaaagccgtaaaaggaAGTGCAATCGCGGACCATCTGGCTGATAATGCTGTTGAAGAGTACgaacctttggattttgacttccctgatgaagatatattgtcaatagagaaagaagaagagaagacagattggtggacAATGTTTTTTGATGGTGCagtgaatgtatatggtaacggggctggtgcggtaataatctctcctgataagaaacagtatccagtttcggttaaactacatttcgagtgcaccaacaacacagctgagtatgaagcttgtatcCTTGGTCTAGAAGCGGCATTAGAGCTGAAGATAAAGAAGATAGATGTGTACggagattcaatgttgattatctgtCAGGTTAAGGGGGAATGGCAGACCAAGGAGGAAAAGTTAAGGCCGTACCAGGAATACCTGTCCACACTAGCaaagaaatttgaagaaattagattcaCCCATCTGGGAAGGGAGAGGAACCATTTTGCAGATGCTTTGGCCACACTAGCTGCCATGACTACCATTGATCTCAAGTGCAAGGTACAACCGGTACACATTGATATTAGAAATGACCCAGCTCActgttgcttagttgaaggagagatgGACGGACAAccttggtattatgatatcaagaaccttGTGCAAAATCATGTATATCCGGTGGGAGCTTCCAAAACGGATAAGAAAACCTTGAGAAGGTTAGCTGTAGACTTCTATCTAGATGAAGAGATTTtgtacaaaagatcatttgatggaaccctgctaaggtgtttgaatgaggaAGATGCTAGGAAGGCATTACGGGAGGTCCATgaggggatttgctcaacccatgctagcgggcatatgatagcaaggaaaatacaaagggctggttatttttggatgacgTTAGAGAAAGACTGCATCGACtatgtcaggaaatgtcataaatgtcaagtttacagtgacaaggtcaatatgcccc ctcctctatttaatctaatatccccttggccatttgcaatgtggggGATTGACGTGATCGGGCctgttaacccaaaagctagcaaTGGTCATAGATTCATCCTCGTGGCTATTGACTACTTCACCAAATGGGTGGAAGCTAACTCGTATGCCCATGTAACACAGAAGGTAGTGAAGAGGTTTATAGAAAAGGATctgatttgtcgatatggtcctccggaaaagatagtgaccgataatgcacagaatttcaatggcaaaatgataGTGGATTTGTGTACCAAGTGGAAGATCAAGCATTCAAACTCTTCGCCATACCGACCAAAGATGAATGGCGCAGTAGAAGccgccaacaagaacatcaagaagattattcagaaaatggtagtcacatatagagattggcatgagatgttgtcgTTCGCTCTTCACGCATACCGCACTACAGTTAGGACCTCGACAGGAACCACTCCATATTCTTTGGTGTACGGTATGGAAGCAGTGATGCCTTTGGAAGTAGAAATCCCGTCGTTAAGAGTATTGATGGACTCCGAATTAGAAGAGGCCGAGTGGGCCAAAGTGAGATATGAGCAACTGAAcctgatcagtgaaaagaggatggccgcaatatgtcatcaccaactgtaccagaaacgaatggccaaggcatatgataagaaggttagaccgcggttgtttcaagaaggggatctagtattgaagaaaatattgtcactACCTGGAGACGATCAAAGCAAATGGGCACCGAATTACGAAGGTCCTTACATAGTAAAGAAGGCATTCTCAGGAGGAGCACTGAAGttggctagaatggatggagaagacctagctcgacctgtgaattctgactctgtaaaaagatattatgcttga